A genomic window from Methanomassiliicoccus luminyensis B10 includes:
- a CDS encoding DUF1743 domain-containing protein, whose translation MTNIMTPGEVTKRFGKMFCQGVYTMVDEKSGVATIIEHCMAKGPVEWDAVNRKRAGGAIEDVRVEGTTLIMDTIIGEREVRFGPAAKDVGGQGLKSLKVEGDNVRTTWVGLAGASVGVGACLPQGPGTIEAVYPDDVKIGGAHRVEVSIVTPKMVRVIYAVDDTDTKEKGASWVLMLQMVKSAPVGHYIEHKIIQLNPNVPEKTTNCCSVGVSFAVRERDLPQLTEFVISYIREHTVSDNTTLAIFQGLKVPPVLQDYGMRAKRDILKVEDARKAAEEGGVQLVEVTGKRGTIGAVAGIGCFDMGWKASALPEDIQSID comes from the coding sequence ATGACCAACATCATGACCCCGGGGGAAGTGACCAAGCGCTTCGGCAAGATGTTCTGCCAGGGAGTGTACACCATGGTGGACGAGAAGAGCGGCGTGGCCACTATCATCGAGCATTGCATGGCCAAGGGGCCGGTGGAATGGGACGCCGTCAACCGCAAGCGGGCCGGCGGGGCCATCGAGGACGTCAGGGTGGAGGGCACCACGCTGATCATGGACACCATCATCGGCGAGAGGGAAGTGCGCTTCGGGCCGGCCGCCAAGGACGTGGGGGGCCAGGGGCTCAAGTCGCTGAAGGTGGAGGGGGACAATGTCCGCACCACCTGGGTAGGCCTGGCCGGCGCCAGCGTCGGCGTGGGGGCCTGCCTGCCCCAGGGTCCGGGGACCATCGAGGCGGTGTATCCCGACGACGTCAAGATCGGCGGCGCTCACCGCGTCGAGGTCAGCATCGTCACCCCCAAGATGGTCAGGGTCATTTACGCCGTGGACGATACCGATACCAAGGAGAAGGGCGCGTCGTGGGTCCTGATGCTGCAGATGGTCAAGTCCGCGCCGGTCGGCCACTACATAGAGCACAAGATCATCCAGCTCAACCCGAACGTGCCGGAGAAGACCACCAACTGTTGCTCGGTGGGAGTATCGTTCGCCGTCAGGGAGAGGGACCTGCCTCAGCTCACGGAGTTCGTCATAAGCTACATCCGGGAGCACACCGTCTCCGATAACACCACCCTGGCCATATTCCAGGGGCTCAAGGTGCCCCCGGTGCTCCAGGACTACGGGATGAGGGCGAAGCGCGATATACTCAAGGTCGAGGACGCCCGCAAGGCGGCCGAGGAGGGCGGGGTGCAGCTGGTGGAGGTCACCGGAAAGAGGGGGACCATCGGAGCGGTCGCGGGCATCGGGTGCTTCGACATGGGCTGGAAGGCGTCGGCCTTGCCGGAGGACATTCAAAGCATAGACTAG
- a CDS encoding DUF2797 domain-containing protein, giving the protein MFERADRLLPSKEGVTKHVLSYHWEGFRPHLIVYDGEAGEVQELPLDRLSMTVSEEKRCVGRFDDDGYRPCPQRLRVNAFSSCRSCMADRVPMQKCVFEPQCSGDRCGHPEFCGRLHVVYLALYGRLIKVGMTSKGRLMGRAVEQGADAVAPIFDCRDRMEARTLEKEVSSRFKIPQEIRIKKIAGQWTSPPSKDIMGNVYRTYLGRISRWRPTLGAELVLLDRYPVSERPSSPPEVEGTAGTHIGEVMGVKGRFMIFRRDGSSRLLDLSDLPSRFVELV; this is encoded by the coding sequence ATGTTCGAGCGGGCCGACCGCTTGCTGCCCTCCAAAGAAGGGGTTACGAAGCACGTCCTGTCCTACCACTGGGAAGGCTTCCGGCCTCACCTCATCGTGTATGACGGCGAGGCCGGGGAGGTGCAGGAGCTGCCCCTGGACCGCCTGAGCATGACGGTGTCGGAGGAGAAGCGGTGCGTCGGCAGGTTCGATGACGACGGCTATCGCCCCTGCCCGCAGCGGCTCAGGGTGAACGCCTTCTCCTCCTGCCGCTCCTGCATGGCCGATCGGGTCCCGATGCAGAAGTGCGTGTTCGAGCCGCAGTGCAGCGGCGATCGATGTGGGCACCCGGAGTTCTGCGGCCGCCTGCACGTGGTGTACCTCGCGCTGTACGGCCGCCTCATCAAGGTGGGGATGACCAGCAAGGGCCGGCTTATGGGGCGCGCCGTCGAGCAGGGGGCCGATGCCGTCGCGCCGATATTCGACTGCAGGGACCGCATGGAGGCGAGGACGCTGGAGAAGGAAGTGTCCTCGAGGTTCAAGATCCCCCAGGAGATACGCATCAAGAAGATCGCGGGGCAGTGGACATCGCCCCCGTCCAAGGACATCATGGGGAACGTGTACCGCACCTATCTCGGCCGCATCTCCCGATGGCGGCCTACCCTGGGCGCGGAGCTGGTGTTGCTTGACCGGTACCCCGTGTCGGAGAGGCCGTCCTCCCCGCCGGAGGTCGAGGGGACCGCGGGGACCCACATCGGCGAGGTCATGGGCGTCAAGGGCCGCTTCATGATCTTCCGCAGGGACGGCTCGTCCCGCCTTCTGGATCTCAGCGACCTTCCGTCGCGGTTCGTCGAGCTCGTATGA
- a CDS encoding RNA 2'-phosphotransferase: protein MSDEELERIGRTMAGSLRHFPEKFGLSMDEQGFVSMRDFIAAMKKYNPRYHWLRPHHIIALIETDPKGRYQVSNDLIRATYGHSLELDLRLPTDSIPEHLYYPTTPEEADIILETGLKPSDRKLVHLSKTYSDAFNAGKVRTESPIILEIDTVAVIGSGLQIQRAARTVYLIKEVPPEFLSRAEEQEVVEEEEKD from the coding sequence ATGAGCGACGAGGAGCTGGAGCGCATCGGAAGGACCATGGCCGGGTCCCTGCGCCATTTCCCCGAGAAGTTCGGCCTGAGCATGGACGAGCAGGGCTTCGTGTCCATGCGTGATTTCATAGCCGCGATGAAGAAGTACAACCCCCGCTACCACTGGCTGAGGCCGCACCACATCATCGCCCTGATAGAGACGGACCCGAAGGGCCGGTACCAAGTGAGCAACGACCTCATCCGCGCCACTTACGGCCACTCCCTCGAGCTGGACCTCAGGCTTCCCACCGACAGCATCCCCGAGCATCTCTATTATCCGACCACCCCAGAGGAGGCGGACATTATCCTGGAGACGGGGCTGAAGCCCTCCGACCGCAAGCTCGTTCACCTCTCCAAGACCTATTCCGACGCGTTCAACGCCGGAAAGGTGAGGACGGAGTCCCCGATCATCCTGGAGATCGACACCGTCGCGGTCATCGGGTCCGGCCTGCAGATACAGAGGGCCGCCAGGACCGTCTACCTCATCAAGGAAGTGCCCCCCGAGTTCCTCAGCAGGGCGGAAGAGCAAGAGGTAGTCGAGGAAGAGGAGAAAGACTGA
- the folD gene encoding bifunctional methylenetetrahydrofolate dehydrogenase/methenyltetrahydrofolate cyclohydrolase FolD: protein MTAKIISGTEIAERIRQELRAKIADLRSKGIVPGLAVVLVGEDPASQQYVRNKGKACDELGIYSRTIVLPADTTEEKLLSVVDELNKDPQVHGFLVQLPLPKHIDENKVLNAIDPGKDADGFHPVNVGRMLIGDPLFLPATPHGIQEMLVRSGNDPAGKHVVVVGRSNIVGKPVAAILMQKARGANATVTVAHSRTKDLASFTRQGDIVIAAMGSPRFIKADMIKEGAVVIDVGTNRVDDPTAKKGYRWVGDVDFDAVKEKASYITPVPGGVGPMTIVMLMMNAVTAAYRANGLEY from the coding sequence ATGACGGCCAAGATCATCAGCGGGACCGAGATCGCCGAGCGGATCAGGCAGGAACTGAGAGCGAAGATCGCCGACCTGAGGTCCAAGGGGATCGTTCCCGGCCTGGCCGTCGTCCTCGTGGGCGAGGACCCCGCGTCCCAGCAGTACGTCCGAAACAAGGGGAAAGCGTGCGACGAGCTGGGGATCTATTCGCGCACCATCGTTCTCCCGGCGGACACCACCGAGGAGAAGCTCCTGTCCGTGGTGGACGAACTCAACAAGGACCCCCAGGTCCACGGCTTCCTGGTGCAGCTGCCGCTCCCAAAGCACATCGACGAGAACAAGGTGCTGAACGCCATCGACCCCGGGAAGGACGCCGACGGGTTCCATCCCGTGAACGTCGGGCGCATGCTCATCGGCGACCCTTTGTTCCTGCCGGCCACGCCTCACGGCATCCAGGAGATGCTTGTGCGCTCGGGCAACGACCCCGCCGGAAAGCACGTCGTGGTGGTGGGGCGCAGCAACATCGTCGGGAAACCGGTTGCGGCCATTCTCATGCAGAAGGCCAGGGGCGCCAACGCCACCGTCACGGTGGCGCACTCCCGCACCAAGGACCTCGCGTCCTTCACCCGCCAGGGCGACATCGTCATCGCGGCGATGGGCTCCCCGCGGTTCATCAAAGCGGACATGATCAAGGAGGGAGCGGTGGTGATCGACGTCGGAACGAACCGCGTGGACGATCCCACGGCCAAGAAGGGCTACCGATGGGTGGGGGACGTGGACTTCGACGCGGTGAAAGAGAAGGCATCGTACATCACCCCCGTGCCCGGGGGGGTCGGACCGATGACCATCGTCATGCTCATGATGAACGCGGTGACGGCGGCGTACCGGGCCAACGGACTGGAGTATTGA
- a CDS encoding formate--tetrahydrofolate ligase yields MKADIEIAQDAKAEPIEKIAGKLGLSRDDLHFYGRYMAKVPLDVLKRFDDRPDGKLVLVTAITATKAGEGKTVTSIGLMQALGRLGVNVMGALREPSMGPVFGIKGGATGGGLSQVYPMWDIDLHFTGDIHAVTSAHNLLSAMVENSIAKGNHLRIDPTRVVWKKAIDMNCRELRDIVVGLGGRTAGGVPRESGFLITAASEISAILALATSIQDLRARLGRMVVAYDVEGRPVRAEQLNCVGAMTVLLKDALMPNLVQTLEGEPVFIHGFPFANIAHGNNSLLATRYALKLADVVVTEGGFAADLGAEKFFDIVCRKAGFRPDCAVIVASIRALKMHGGACLEDATSCERSDLSSLSRGFANLDKHIENVRKYGVPVVVAVNRFPTDHADEIALVREHCASLGIPCALSEVFARGGEGGRELAEAVMDVMRTTPSRFRPLYDAKMSIKDKIRTIATEIYGAKDVRYIGTAERDIRAIEAAKSNELPICVAKTQLSISDDPSLKGAPTGWTLTVKEVLLSAGAGFIVPLCGDIMLIPGLSSEPAAERIDITDEGRIIGLS; encoded by the coding sequence ATGAAGGCCGACATAGAGATAGCCCAGGACGCCAAGGCAGAACCTATCGAGAAGATAGCCGGGAAGCTCGGCCTCTCGCGTGACGACCTTCATTTCTACGGCCGGTACATGGCCAAGGTCCCCCTCGACGTGCTGAAGCGCTTCGACGACCGCCCCGACGGGAAGCTGGTCCTGGTCACCGCCATCACCGCCACCAAGGCCGGGGAGGGCAAGACCGTCACGTCCATCGGCCTGATGCAGGCACTGGGCAGGCTCGGCGTCAACGTGATGGGGGCACTCCGGGAGCCCTCCATGGGGCCGGTGTTCGGAATAAAGGGCGGAGCTACCGGGGGCGGCCTCTCCCAGGTGTACCCGATGTGGGACATCGACCTGCACTTCACCGGGGACATCCACGCTGTCACGTCGGCCCACAACCTGCTGTCGGCGATGGTGGAGAACAGCATCGCCAAGGGGAACCATCTGAGGATCGACCCCACCAGGGTGGTGTGGAAGAAGGCCATCGACATGAACTGCCGCGAGCTGAGGGACATCGTGGTCGGCCTGGGCGGGAGGACCGCGGGGGGCGTCCCCCGCGAGAGCGGGTTCCTCATCACCGCCGCCTCGGAGATCAGCGCCATATTGGCGCTGGCGACGTCGATACAGGATCTCCGCGCCCGCCTCGGACGGATGGTGGTGGCATACGACGTGGAGGGGCGGCCGGTGCGCGCGGAGCAGCTGAACTGCGTCGGTGCGATGACCGTCCTGCTCAAGGACGCCCTGATGCCCAACCTGGTGCAGACCCTGGAAGGGGAGCCGGTGTTCATCCACGGGTTCCCGTTCGCCAACATCGCCCACGGGAACAACAGCCTCCTGGCGACCAGGTACGCCCTGAAGCTCGCCGACGTGGTGGTGACGGAGGGCGGGTTCGCCGCCGACCTGGGCGCGGAGAAGTTCTTCGACATCGTGTGCCGGAAGGCCGGCTTCCGCCCCGACTGCGCGGTCATCGTCGCGTCCATAAGGGCGCTGAAGATGCACGGGGGCGCCTGCCTGGAGGACGCCACCAGCTGCGAGCGGTCGGACCTGTCCTCGCTGAGCAGGGGCTTCGCCAACCTCGACAAGCACATCGAGAACGTGCGCAAGTACGGCGTCCCCGTGGTGGTCGCGGTGAACCGCTTCCCCACCGACCACGCGGACGAGATCGCGCTGGTGCGGGAGCACTGCGCTTCGCTGGGCATCCCCTGCGCTCTTTCCGAGGTGTTCGCCAGGGGCGGCGAGGGCGGGAGGGAGCTGGCCGAGGCGGTGATGGATGTGATGAGGACCACGCCGAGCCGGTTCCGCCCCCTCTACGACGCCAAGATGTCGATAAAGGACAAGATCCGCACCATCGCCACCGAGATCTACGGCGCCAAGGACGTGCGCTACATCGGCACGGCGGAGAGGGACATCCGGGCCATCGAGGCGGCCAAAAGCAACGAGCTGCCCATCTGCGTGGCCAAGACCCAGCTGTCGATATCGGACGATCCCTCCCTTAAGGGCGCGCCCACCGGGTGGACCCTGACGGTGAAGGAGGTGCTTCTGTCCGCCGGGGCCGGGTTCATCGTCCCGCTGTGCGGCGACATCATGCTCATTCCCGGCCTGTCCTCCGAACCGGCGGCGGAGAGGATCGACATCACCGACGAGGGAAGGATCATCGGGCTGAGCTAG
- a CDS encoding DUF3786 domain-containing protein has protein sequence MKDGAFTGLKDDARERALARAWERFLSGDMRSQAKSAGAELDGEKITLPVMGRRCVIDPASRSITINGAELEPIASMLVVLYLAGAGDAGVTGKLISFRQLPGGDVFFAAFKKRVIDAIWELFPDRPEALMAAAGALGARKLRQGDASAQIEVFPRLPVTVILWKGDDEVSGSANVLFDESASRIMDTEDLAYVGSFVVSELAEARERP, from the coding sequence GTGAAGGACGGCGCGTTCACCGGACTGAAGGACGATGCCCGCGAGAGGGCGCTGGCCCGGGCCTGGGAGCGGTTCCTGAGCGGGGACATGAGGTCGCAGGCAAAGAGCGCCGGGGCCGAGCTCGACGGCGAGAAGATAACGCTCCCGGTCATGGGCAGGAGGTGCGTGATCGACCCGGCGTCCCGGTCCATCACCATCAACGGCGCGGAGCTGGAGCCCATCGCCAGCATGCTGGTGGTGCTCTATCTCGCCGGTGCGGGCGACGCCGGGGTCACGGGCAAGCTCATCTCCTTCCGCCAGCTGCCCGGCGGCGACGTGTTCTTCGCGGCGTTCAAGAAGCGCGTCATCGACGCAATCTGGGAGCTGTTCCCCGATCGACCCGAAGCATTGATGGCCGCGGCCGGAGCGCTCGGCGCGAGGAAGCTGAGGCAGGGCGACGCCTCGGCGCAGATCGAGGTGTTCCCGCGGCTGCCCGTCACCGTCATATTGTGGAAGGGCGACGATGAGGTCAGCGGCTCGGCTAACGTGCTGTTCGACGAGAGCGCCTCGAGGATAATGGACACCGAGGACCTCGCCTACGTCGGCTCGTTCGTGGTGAGCGAGCTCGCGGAAGCGAGGGAGCGGCCCTAG
- a CDS encoding polysaccharide deacetylase family protein, with the protein MRFAAFTVDVDRDVNQPQKGEIKAVSREVDGDPSARFGSSARGLALIVEALNDMGIRGTFFMEGETAERIALDVDLRDLMFGHEIAGHGYGHEDLTGESNEVPLGPREIGQVIDACTSSLEKLFGKRPAGFRAPYLHADGTVLDALKERGYLYDSSVIRSIEDGGIAPSRHPNGLWEVPLAQGVDGRGKKLQSYLWPLHEGKRPPADYEVLFSQFGEGLLVLGDHSWHMVERLGGPVDEKGVRGNVAELKALLRGALDRGIEFTTLKDYIDREVGQ; encoded by the coding sequence ATGCGCTTTGCCGCCTTCACCGTGGACGTAGACCGGGACGTCAATCAGCCCCAGAAGGGCGAGATCAAGGCAGTGTCCCGAGAGGTTGACGGCGACCCTTCCGCGCGCTTCGGCTCTTCGGCCCGCGGCCTCGCGCTGATCGTAGAGGCGCTGAACGATATGGGGATCAGGGGGACCTTCTTCATGGAGGGCGAGACGGCAGAGCGCATCGCCCTCGATGTCGACCTCAGGGACCTCATGTTCGGCCACGAGATCGCCGGGCACGGGTACGGCCACGAGGACCTCACCGGAGAGAGCAATGAGGTGCCGCTCGGTCCCAGGGAGATCGGGCAGGTCATCGACGCCTGCACCTCCTCGCTGGAGAAGCTATTCGGCAAGAGGCCAGCGGGGTTCCGCGCCCCCTATCTTCACGCCGACGGAACGGTCCTCGATGCGCTGAAGGAGCGCGGGTACCTGTACGATTCCTCGGTCATCCGCTCCATCGAGGACGGCGGGATCGCGCCGTCCCGGCACCCCAACGGGCTCTGGGAGGTGCCGCTCGCGCAGGGCGTGGACGGCAGGGGCAAGAAGCTGCAGTCATACCTGTGGCCGCTCCACGAGGGGAAGAGGCCTCCGGCCGATTACGAGGTCCTGTTCTCGCAGTTCGGAGAGGGCCTGCTGGTCCTGGGGGACCACAGCTGGCACATGGTGGAAAGGCTGGGCGGCCCGGTGGACGAGAAGGGCGTGCGCGGCAACGTGGCCGAGCTCAAGGCGCTGCTGCGGGGCGCTCTCGACCGGGGGATCGAGTTCACCACCCTGAAGGACTACATCGACAGGGAGGTCGGGCAGTGA
- a CDS encoding beta-sandwich domain-containing protein: MKFQKVLTLMSVALMLLSATAATIGLSTSTASAARFGDFEYAFIDSTKVKITSYEGLGGEVTIPRFLDGMSVVEIAEGAFQNERTIISVTIPDSVTIIGDGAFRGCTALQHVSIPGTVETIGSFTFYDNHALTSITIPSSVQKIEPLAFWNDYNLATIVFEGPAPAVDTNWIMNPNYGLIAYYLPANAGSFPSELRGGVPTAQLGAKATAPNNLTAISANGEVTLFWDAPTYLGNPSIDQYAIYINVGGEEYRHGIIGAMNNPRYTVSGLDNGTMYSFYVKALRGSINGQNSTVVAAIPLGVSIEYPSEDGAYYTSRTDTISWTIDASVLTELTETSIDGGPWTKVDGTSYQFTVQSDGEHTAKVRATSFVGNTETMFRMFIVDTKAPSVDAKSPTGTDIAIGSVINVTFSEAMNQSSVSIDVDEIDGQIRWDGDTATFTPASVLDYGTKYTVAVTGKDLAGNPMEFMWQFTTLKDEGSIYGVIRDADGKAVADAKVTLSNGMTTTTNASGYFLLEHVPSGNYTLSVAKDGYVYMEKYVDVTAGQSTDAGALSLKAAEGGSSWYIYAVVLAVVAVAAILFVLIRRDRSGGPKEGDPKE; the protein is encoded by the coding sequence ATGAAGTTCCAAAAGGTCCTGACATTGATGTCTGTCGCGCTGATGCTGCTGTCCGCGACCGCAGCCACGATCGGCCTCTCGACGAGCACGGCGTCCGCCGCCAGATTCGGAGACTTCGAGTACGCTTTCATCGACAGTACGAAGGTCAAGATAACGAGTTATGAAGGTCTCGGTGGAGAAGTGACGATACCTCGATTCCTCGACGGGATGTCGGTGGTCGAGATCGCCGAGGGGGCGTTCCAGAACGAGCGCACAATTATATCCGTCACTATACCAGACAGCGTCACCATCATAGGGGATGGCGCGTTCCGGGGCTGCACCGCCCTTCAGCATGTCAGCATACCAGGGACCGTCGAGACCATAGGCAGCTTCACGTTCTACGACAACCACGCGCTGACCTCTATCACGATACCTTCAAGCGTTCAGAAGATTGAGCCCCTAGCGTTCTGGAATGACTACAACCTTGCCACGATCGTGTTCGAGGGCCCGGCCCCTGCGGTGGACACCAATTGGATCATGAACCCCAATTACGGGTTGATCGCATACTACCTCCCTGCGAACGCGGGCAGCTTCCCAAGTGAATTGCGTGGAGGGGTGCCCACCGCACAGCTCGGAGCGAAGGCTACCGCGCCGAACAACCTGACGGCCATCTCCGCCAATGGAGAGGTGACCCTTTTCTGGGACGCTCCGACCTATCTCGGTAACCCGAGCATCGATCAATATGCCATCTACATAAATGTCGGCGGAGAAGAATACCGACATGGCATCATTGGGGCCATGAACAACCCGCGGTACACGGTCAGCGGGCTCGATAATGGAACCATGTACTCGTTCTATGTGAAAGCCCTCAGAGGCTCGATCAATGGTCAGAATTCGACCGTTGTCGCCGCAATCCCACTGGGAGTATCGATCGAATATCCGTCAGAGGACGGTGCATACTACACCTCAAGGACCGACACCATATCATGGACCATCGACGCGAGCGTCTTGACCGAACTAACCGAGACCAGCATCGATGGGGGGCCCTGGACAAAGGTCGATGGGACAAGCTACCAGTTCACTGTCCAGTCCGATGGCGAGCACACCGCAAAGGTCAGGGCCACTAGCTTCGTTGGTAACACCGAGACGATGTTCAGGATGTTCATAGTGGATACCAAGGCCCCAAGCGTTGACGCTAAATCTCCGACCGGCACGGACATCGCCATCGGCAGCGTCATCAATGTCACCTTCTCCGAGGCGATGAATCAAAGTTCGGTCAGCATCGACGTCGATGAGATCGATGGCCAGATCAGGTGGGACGGGGACACCGCGACCTTCACTCCCGCCTCCGTGCTGGACTACGGGACGAAATATACCGTGGCAGTGACCGGGAAGGACCTGGCGGGCAATCCCATGGAGTTCATGTGGCAGTTCACCACCCTGAAGGACGAGGGCAGCATCTACGGCGTCATAAGGGACGCCGACGGCAAAGCCGTGGCCGACGCCAAGGTGACGCTGAGCAACGGCATGACCACCACGACCAATGCCAGCGGCTACTTCCTGCTCGAGCATGTCCCGTCAGGAAACTATACCCTGTCGGTGGCGAAAGATGGCTACGTCTACATGGAGAAGTACGTCGACGTCACGGCGGGACAGAGCACCGATGCGGGCGCGTTGTCCCTGAAGGCCGCCGAGGGCGGCAGCTCGTGGTACATCTACGCAGTGGTGCTCGCGGTCGTCGCCGTGGCGGCGATATTGTTCGTCCTGATCAGGCGCGACCGGTCCGGCGGTCCGAAGGAAGGCGATCCCAAAGAGTGA
- a CDS encoding FAD-dependent oxidoreductase, protein MKRVLIIGGGAAGMAAASELSRRGIASIVVDSADEVGGAPNDLCCKGAPQCQRCDACAPGDIKREALRSPLVQVITGTQVVGVTRRPDGFAAVLSSCPLGQCGAPAMDELVVGAIIVAIGHQVFDPRRDARLHYGECEDILSSQDVEKALSKNGELVVPSTGRRPESVAIIQCVGSRDLRRGAPYCSKACCKYALKLAKHLRSEDPGTNITFFYMDWRPYDGNYGELDAFAGEKGVRVIRNRPSETLPGARPAVRYAAPDDEVAEEEFDLVMLSVGILPPPDAPRLASLLGIELGPLGFFPSESEGIFAAGTCTGPKDIRESIEEGIAAAGWAAAFMEEPG, encoded by the coding sequence ATGAAAAGGGTCTTGATCATCGGCGGAGGGGCGGCGGGAATGGCCGCGGCCTCCGAGCTGTCGAGGAGGGGCATAGCCTCCATTGTCGTGGACAGTGCCGATGAGGTCGGCGGGGCGCCCAACGACCTGTGCTGCAAGGGCGCTCCTCAATGCCAGCGCTGCGACGCCTGCGCGCCCGGGGACATCAAGCGCGAGGCTCTGCGCTCTCCTCTCGTCCAGGTCATTACCGGGACCCAGGTGGTCGGCGTCACCAGGAGGCCTGACGGATTCGCCGCCGTATTGAGCTCGTGCCCGCTGGGCCAGTGCGGAGCGCCCGCGATGGACGAGCTGGTGGTCGGGGCGATCATCGTGGCCATCGGCCACCAGGTCTTCGACCCCCGCCGTGACGCCCGCCTTCACTACGGCGAGTGCGAGGACATACTCTCCTCCCAGGACGTGGAGAAGGCTCTTTCGAAGAACGGCGAGCTGGTGGTCCCCTCGACCGGCAGGAGGCCGGAAAGCGTGGCCATTATCCAGTGCGTCGGCTCCAGGGACCTGCGCAGGGGCGCGCCGTACTGCTCGAAAGCCTGCTGCAAGTACGCCCTGAAGCTCGCAAAGCACCTCCGGTCCGAGGACCCGGGGACGAACATCACGTTCTTCTACATGGACTGGCGCCCCTACGACGGCAACTACGGCGAGCTCGATGCGTTCGCCGGGGAGAAGGGCGTCAGGGTCATCAGGAACAGGCCGTCGGAGACCCTCCCGGGAGCGAGGCCGGCGGTCCGCTACGCCGCTCCGGACGATGAGGTGGCGGAGGAGGAGTTCGACCTGGTGATGCTCAGCGTGGGCATCCTTCCCCCTCCGGACGCTCCGAGATTGGCCTCCCTCCTGGGGATCGAGCTCGGCCCCCTCGGCTTCTTTCCCTCCGAGAGCGAAGGCATCTTCGCCGCGGGGACCTGCACCGGCCCGAAGGACATCCGGGAGAGCATCGAGGAAGGCATCGCCGCGGCGGGATGGGCCGCCGCGTTCATGGAGGAGCCAGGATGA
- a CDS encoding 4Fe-4S binding protein, which produces MRTVLVIGSGASSVVAALEVQRQGGKAVILHPPGDDGVRVKIPGVGEIGDATVRSLSGRPGNFVAHLQAGGREVSLECGAVILAIDGSSRPMASTTRVMSLSAALGGIPAAVGSAAMVLNAARPSRSSHIDAVKLAADLKRSLPCREVYIIAKEVMTMGSDEIHYLDAQLAGVIFIRTEGAPDIDAEEMTVHAVDSASGAELEVRPDLIVLEDEQEVDAAPSGRGLLVPPVDGGRLRQGNVGMGAASTIRGGVFLCGTAGRPLLVDELIISARAAATRAVTVAAPPPEAGKAAKVDAEKCSACLTCVRTCPYSAPRMSGEFKAVVLEDLCRSCGACVSMCPSRAITLEGADRADLDRMLSGALGEGTG; this is translated from the coding sequence ATGAGGACCGTCCTGGTGATCGGCAGCGGCGCATCATCCGTGGTGGCCGCGCTGGAGGTCCAGAGGCAGGGTGGAAAAGCGGTCATCCTGCACCCACCCGGTGACGATGGGGTCAGGGTGAAGATCCCGGGGGTCGGCGAGATCGGCGATGCCACGGTCCGGTCCCTCTCGGGCCGCCCGGGAAACTTCGTGGCCCACCTCCAAGCGGGGGGCCGCGAGGTCTCGCTGGAGTGCGGCGCGGTCATCCTCGCCATCGATGGGTCCTCAAGGCCCATGGCCTCGACCACGAGGGTGATGTCCCTCTCCGCCGCGCTCGGCGGCATCCCCGCAGCGGTCGGGAGCGCGGCCATGGTGCTCAATGCCGCCCGCCCCTCCCGGTCGTCGCACATCGACGCCGTCAAGCTCGCCGCTGACCTGAAGCGGTCCCTGCCCTGCCGCGAGGTGTACATCATCGCCAAGGAGGTGATGACCATGGGCTCGGACGAGATCCACTATCTCGACGCCCAGCTCGCCGGGGTGATCTTCATAAGGACCGAGGGGGCGCCGGACATCGACGCGGAGGAAATGACCGTCCATGCGGTCGACAGCGCGTCGGGGGCGGAGCTGGAGGTGCGCCCGGACCTCATCGTCCTGGAGGACGAACAGGAGGTCGACGCCGCGCCCTCGGGCCGCGGGCTCCTGGTGCCCCCGGTCGACGGCGGCCGCCTGCGCCAGGGCAACGTCGGCATGGGGGCCGCCTCCACCATCCGGGGGGGAGTGTTCCTCTGCGGCACCGCCGGGCGCCCGCTCCTCGTGGACGAGCTCATAATCTCGGCGAGAGCTGCCGCCACCAGGGCCGTTACCGTCGCCGCCCCCCCTCCCGAGGCGGGCAAGGCCGCCAAGGTGGACGCGGAGAAGTGCTCGGCCTGTCTCACCTGCGTGCGCACCTGCCCCTACTCCGCGCCGCGCATGAGCGGGGAGTTCAAGGCCGTGGTGCTCGAGGACCTGTGCCGCTCCTGCGGGGCCTGCGTGAGCATGTGCCCCAGCCGGGCGATAACGCTGGAGGGGGCGGACCGGGCGGACCTGGACAGGATGCTGAGCGGCGCGCTCGGGGAGGGGACCGGATGA